A genome region from Geobacter pickeringii includes the following:
- a CDS encoding RNA polymerase sigma factor, whose product MENTEALNRFLAGIERRAFRMARFATADDDEALDLVQEAMLGFVRSYAHKGEEEWSPLFYRTLQSRIIDWHRRMTVRNRLRGWFGSGGDDPDDGPDPLERVADPHAPDPARQLANKELGGAIEQALRKLPLRQRQAFLLRSWEGLDVAQTAVAMGCTDGSVKTHYSRAVHTLRHLLKEYR is encoded by the coding sequence CTGGAGAACACCGAGGCACTGAACCGATTCCTGGCGGGAATCGAACGGCGGGCGTTCCGGATGGCCCGCTTTGCCACCGCCGACGATGACGAAGCCCTCGACCTCGTGCAGGAGGCGATGCTCGGCTTCGTCCGGAGTTATGCCCACAAGGGGGAGGAGGAGTGGTCCCCCCTGTTCTACCGCACCCTCCAGAGCCGGATCATCGACTGGCACCGGCGGATGACGGTCCGTAACCGGCTGCGCGGCTGGTTCGGCAGTGGTGGCGACGACCCGGACGACGGTCCCGACCCGCTGGAGAGGGTGGCGGACCCCCATGCCCCCGATCCGGCGCGGCAGCTGGCGAACAAGGAGCTGGGGGGGGCGATCGAGCAGGCGCTCCGGAAGCTCCCGCTGCGGCAGCGCCAGGCATTCCTGCTCCGCTCGTGGGAGGGGCTCGACGTGGCCCAGACGGCGGTGGCCATGGGGTGCACCGACGGGAGCGTCAAGACCCATTACTCGCGGGCCGTCCACACCCTGCGGCACCTTCTGAAGGAGTACCGATAA
- a CDS encoding DUF3106 domain-containing protein, translating into MTRRRLLMAILWLAAVAPPAWGEAVATPWERLAPEEQTVLQPMRERWNTLPPERQERFRRGAERWRTMTPDEQKEARERFRRWRELPPEQREQVRRRFKEFRGLPPEEQERIKRSYRWFHELPPGERQALREKWRGMSREQRRDLRERWQTMTPQEKKDFLDRK; encoded by the coding sequence ATGACGAGAAGACGACTGCTGATGGCGATCCTGTGGCTGGCTGCGGTCGCTCCTCCGGCGTGGGGCGAGGCGGTCGCGACACCGTGGGAGCGCCTCGCTCCCGAGGAGCAGACGGTCCTGCAGCCGATGCGCGAGCGGTGGAACACCCTCCCCCCCGAGCGCCAGGAACGGTTCCGCCGCGGAGCGGAGCGCTGGCGTACCATGACCCCCGACGAACAGAAGGAAGCCCGGGAGCGGTTCCGGCGGTGGCGGGAGCTCCCCCCCGAGCAACGGGAGCAGGTCCGCCGCCGCTTCAAGGAGTTCCGTGGTCTCCCCCCCGAGGAGCAGGAGCGGATCAAGCGGAGCTACCGGTGGTTCCACGAGCTTCCCCCCGGCGAGCGCCAGGCCCTGCGGGAAAAGTGGCGCGGCATGAGCCGGGAGCAGCGCCGCGACCTGCGCGAGCGCTGGCAGACCATGACCCCTCAGGAAAAGAAAGATTTTCTCGATCGGAAGTGA
- the mutM gene encoding bifunctional DNA-formamidopyrimidine glycosylase/DNA-(apurinic or apyrimidinic site) lyase: MPELPEVELTRRRLERELVGKRIERVVVRTPKLRFPIPRELHDSLPGRTVRSVERRGKYLLLECEAGWLIIHLGMTGFLRLLPGTPPPGKHDHLDIAFADGAVLRFHDPRKFGTVAWTTDTPATHPLLAGIGPEPLTTAFDGAYLYDASRGRRVAVKQLLMNAAIVAGVGNIYANEALFRAGIRPDRPSSSLSHSECGRLVLAVREVLQGSIDQGSTYRVAEHTVAYHPLDFAVYGRGTGDCTRCGGALEEIRLGNRSTVYCPRCQR; this comes from the coding sequence GTGCCGGAACTTCCCGAGGTTGAACTGACCCGGCGGCGGCTGGAGCGGGAGCTGGTGGGGAAAAGGATCGAACGGGTGGTGGTCCGGACGCCGAAGCTCCGTTTTCCGATCCCCCGGGAGCTGCACGACTCCCTGCCAGGGCGGACGGTCCGGTCGGTGGAGCGGCGGGGAAAGTATCTGCTGCTGGAGTGTGAGGCGGGATGGCTCATCATCCATCTGGGGATGACCGGCTTTCTCCGGCTCCTTCCCGGGACGCCGCCCCCCGGCAAACACGATCACCTCGACATCGCCTTTGCCGATGGCGCGGTGCTCCGCTTCCACGACCCGCGGAAGTTCGGCACCGTGGCCTGGACCACGGATACGCCGGCAACGCATCCGCTTCTGGCCGGGATCGGCCCGGAACCGCTGACGACGGCCTTTGACGGCGCCTATCTCTACGATGCGAGCCGGGGACGCCGGGTCGCGGTGAAGCAGCTGCTCATGAACGCGGCGATTGTGGCCGGGGTCGGCAATATCTACGCCAACGAGGCCCTTTTCCGCGCCGGCATCCGTCCCGACCGCCCCTCTTCCTCCCTCAGCCACTCCGAATGCGGGCGGCTGGTCCTTGCGGTCCGGGAGGTGCTTCAGGGGTCGATCGACCAGGGGAGCACCTACCGGGTGGCGGAACATACGGTCGCCTACCATCCGCTGGATTTTGCGGTCTACGGACGGGGGACGGGTGACTGCACCCGCTGCGGCGGTGCCCTGGAGGAGATCCGGCTCGGCAACCGGAGCACGGTCTACTGCCCCCGCTGCCAACGGTGA
- a CDS encoding transposase: MARIARVIAAGIPHHVTQRGNRRMQTFFGDDDYRAYISLLSEWCRKCSVAIWAYCLMPNHVHLIAVPESEDALRRGIGEAHRRYSRMVNFRENWRGHLWQGRFASFPMDETYLLAAARYVEMNPVVAGLAEGAAAWPWSSARAHLAATDDELVTVAPLLEIAGDWRLFLSEKGDDGQADDIRKHERTGRPLGSEVFVEQLEMVLDRPLKRGKPGPKGEKS; the protein is encoded by the coding sequence ATGGCCAGAATTGCTCGCGTTATTGCCGCAGGTATTCCTCACCACGTAACCCAACGAGGCAACCGAAGGATGCAAACCTTCTTCGGTGATGATGATTACCGTGCCTATATCTCCCTGCTATCAGAGTGGTGCAGAAAATGCTCGGTGGCGATCTGGGCCTATTGCCTTATGCCAAACCATGTACACCTGATTGCCGTACCGGAGAGTGAAGACGCGCTACGGCGAGGTATCGGCGAAGCGCATCGGCGCTACAGTCGAATGGTTAATTTTCGGGAAAACTGGCGGGGACACCTGTGGCAAGGCCGCTTTGCTTCATTCCCCATGGATGAAACCTATCTGCTGGCTGCTGCCCGTTACGTGGAAATGAACCCTGTAGTCGCCGGCTTGGCCGAAGGAGCCGCCGCCTGGCCGTGGAGCAGTGCGCGAGCACACCTTGCCGCGACTGACGATGAACTGGTCACCGTGGCACCGCTCTTGGAGATAGCTGGCGACTGGCGGCTGTTTCTGTCTGAAAAGGGAGACGACGGGCAGGCAGACGACATCCGGAAGCATGAGCGAACCGGCAGGCCGCTCGGCTCTGAAGTCTTTGTCGAACAATTGGAAATGGTTCTTGATCGCCCATTAAAGCGTGGGAAGCCAGGGCCAAAAGGAGAAAAAAGTTAA
- a CDS encoding DUF4145 domain-containing protein — translation MKYYPPVYKEGQFHCPLCGVYARQDWADCYFSLWNQGYATRIDVSKCSHCKELAYWYDDKMIVPSSGTVEFPNPDMPEDCKTDYLEAREIVNLSPRGAAALLRLCIQKLMIHLGQPGKNINNDIGELVKAGLPSLIQRSLDICRVVGNNAVHPGEIDLQDTPEIATTLFRLINIVVQDRITRPKEIESLYATLPEGAIEAIEKRDKA, via the coding sequence ATGAAATATTACCCGCCAGTATACAAGGAAGGGCAGTTCCATTGCCCACTATGCGGAGTATATGCAAGACAAGACTGGGCAGATTGCTACTTCTCTCTCTGGAACCAAGGCTATGCGACACGAATAGATGTTTCGAAGTGCAGCCACTGCAAAGAACTAGCATATTGGTATGATGACAAGATGATTGTTCCGTCATCGGGTACGGTTGAGTTTCCAAATCCAGATATGCCAGAAGACTGCAAAACTGATTATCTTGAAGCAAGAGAAATTGTAAATTTATCACCTCGCGGTGCTGCTGCTCTTCTGCGGCTTTGTATTCAAAAATTAATGATCCATTTGGGACAACCAGGGAAAAATATTAACAATGACATAGGTGAATTGGTAAAAGCAGGACTACCATCTCTAATTCAAAGATCACTCGATATCTGTCGAGTTGTTGGAAATAATGCAGTGCATCCAGGCGAAATAGATTTGCAAGACACACCAGAAATAGCAACTACTTTGTTTCGGCTCATAAATATTGTAGTGCAGGACAGAATAACTAGGCCAAAGGAAATTGAAAGCTTATATGCCACTCTCCCTGAAGGCGCAATTGAAGCCATTGAGAAAAGGGATAAAGCATAA
- a CDS encoding DUF2971 domain-containing protein — MDIVGVTSLLPDDLESKDIYRILSFDHLAEWFETQKFALLSPSKWEDPFEKYLMEKIFPDEGNLRYQKGRMYGLCFSKVGISDALWKIYSPNQLGIRIKTSPLLLANAISTAPALAVGRTYIGSVNYFSTNKITNEAKALKSRIETKLETQDVAKIMLLKRNAFSHEKEIRIIHLTYNIGPRVEVLPFDIDPHTAIKSIVIDPRATEQRVKALTKYFRELCGYKGSIAQSTLYQIPNF; from the coding sequence GTGGATATCGTAGGAGTTACCAGCCTTCTTCCAGATGACTTAGAGAGTAAGGATATTTACCGTATTCTTAGCTTTGATCATCTCGCTGAATGGTTTGAAACCCAAAAATTTGCTTTGTTGAGCCCTAGTAAATGGGAAGATCCATTTGAGAAGTATCTTATGGAGAAAATATTTCCTGATGAGGGAAATCTTCGATACCAAAAAGGACGAATGTACGGACTTTGTTTTTCAAAAGTTGGTATCTCTGATGCTCTTTGGAAAATCTATTCTCCTAATCAGCTTGGTATTCGTATCAAAACCAGCCCATTACTCCTTGCAAATGCTATATCTACTGCGCCGGCTTTAGCAGTAGGCAGGACATATATAGGATCAGTAAATTATTTTTCAACAAACAAAATAACAAATGAAGCTAAAGCGTTAAAGTCGCGCATAGAAACAAAACTTGAGACTCAAGATGTAGCAAAAATAATGTTGTTAAAGAGAAATGCATTCAGCCACGAAAAAGAGATTAGAATTATCCATCTAACATATAACATCGGCCCTAGGGTCGAAGTGCTGCCGTTCGATATCGATCCTCACACAGCAATTAAATCAATTGTAATTGACCCAAGAGCAACAGAGCAAAGAGTAAAGGCATTAACCAAGTATTTTAGAGAGTTATGTGGGTACAAAGGAAGCATTGCACAGTCAACGCTATATCAGATACCTAATTTTTAA
- a CDS encoding phage integrase N-terminal SAM-like domain-containing protein, whose amino-acid sequence MILLPHHLFRQYRSFCDIRGIRDSDFADYLKWLRYFLDFCEKYHVAGSEPDRIDLFLNKLQQKGQVEQKRQQAREAVSLYFAMLKVSASATLPASSAPSAQPMARQQEGTGGVQPDTFSVSPRHSLYNVAGYQANYDIRTIQTKLGHSSLKTTMIYTHCVPVRTVKEARSPLDI is encoded by the coding sequence ATGATTTTGCTGCCGCACCATCTGTTCAGACAATACCGTTCATTCTGCGACATCCGCGGAATCAGAGACAGTGATTTTGCCGATTATCTGAAATGGCTACGTTATTTTCTAGACTTCTGCGAAAAATATCATGTTGCGGGAAGCGAGCCGGATAGAATCGATCTTTTTCTGAATAAGTTGCAGCAAAAAGGGCAGGTTGAGCAGAAGCGGCAACAAGCCAGGGAGGCGGTATCCTTGTATTTTGCAATGCTGAAAGTTAGTGCGAGTGCTACGTTGCCGGCGTCCTCGGCCCCATCCGCGCAACCGATGGCGCGGCAGCAAGAAGGTACGGGTGGAGTGCAGCCCGACACTTTTTCTGTTTCTCCGCGGCATTCTCTCTATAACGTAGCCGGCTACCAGGCCAATTACGACATCCGCACCATCCAGACCAAGCTGGGGCATTCGAGCCTCAAGACGACGATGATCTACACCCACTGCGTCCCGGTCAGGACGGTGAAGGAAGCGAGGAGCCCGCTGGATATCTGA